The following DNA comes from Cellulomonas soli.
TCTTGTGCGAGTAGCCCCGCAGTCTGGGGAACTGCCCCGTGGTCCCGTGTCCATGGCAGGCGATCGCGAGTTTACATAGACGCTCGAGGCCCGACGCGTAGGAGTACATCCCGACGTGGAGCGCGTAGTTGAGGTCATCGCTACCCCACGCGTCCGCTGCCTGCCCTGCGGGTACGGAGCACAGCCTCCTGAGCCCCGTCAGGGCGAGTTCGGTGGCGAACTGGGTCTCTGCGACAAGGCTATGCCAGACGTGAGGGGCCATCCAGCCATTCAAGCCAAAGAGGATCCTCGACGTGGGTGGTTCCGGTAGCAATTGCGACCCATTCCCGGTCACCTCCTCCCGGATCGTCGCAGCGGTGGCGCCGGCGGTGGCGTGTCGGGGTGGTCGAGCCGGTGCTGGGCGGTGGCGGCGATGGTCGCGTCGGGGTCGAGGGCGAGTGCTTGGAGCGCTGGTCCGGGGGCGAGTGGGTGGGCGGCGACGCGGGCGCGGATGTCCGGGGCGGGGCTCGTGGCGAACCTTGAGACGACGCCGGCACTGACGTTCGGGTGCGCGAGGACGGCGCGGATGAGGATCGGGTCGGCGTCGCGGTCCTGGTAGCCCGGGGCGATCGCAGCGATCATCTCGGCATCCGAGGAGGGGTCCAGCGCGGTCGCGAGGAGCTCTGCGGGGTCACCGTCCTGGGCGATCTGCCAGGCGGTGCGGCGGGGAGGGAGCGGACGTCGGGGCATGAGATCAGTGTGCGCGTCATCGAACGCCTGTTCGAATCAGGGCTCTCGCGGTGTGATGTCGACCACTATTGGCACGCTCGCGTGCTAGCTGGCGTCCGGCTCGTCCGGTGCCCATATCGCCATCGCATGAGACACCGGCGAACCGGACACGGCGTCGCGGTGGGTCGTCTAGACGTCCGGCTACCGTCAGTCACGTGGTCGATGGATCGGTGGGTGCGGGAGCGCACCGGGGCGGCGTGCAGGGCGCCCCGGTGCTGCTCCACGCTGCCACCAGCCTGCCTGAGGTGCCGGTGCCCGGCGTCCCGGGCCTCGTGGTTCGGTCCGCGCTCATGGACAGTGCCGGCCTGGCGGCCGTGCTCGGTATCCCACGATCGACCGTCGAGCGCATGGCTGCTGCTGGACAGGTTCCACACCTGCGGGTGGGTAAGCACATTCGATTCACCCCCGGGCACCTCGGCGAGATCATCACCGACGCCGAACGTCGCCCGCGGGCCGGTGTTCACAGCCAGAGCCGGGGGAGCGCGCGGACCCGCCTCTAGGCAGGCTCGACCGTCACCGTTGGGCGCTTACTCGCGCGGCGGCCGGGCCGAGCCGTGACCTCGGCCTGCGTCGGGGCCTGCTCGAGGTTCGTCGGCACCGCCAGCATCTGACGGGCCATCGCGCGGGCCGCTGTCGGGTCGTGCAGGTTCACGAGACCTCCGTAAACATCCATGGTGATCTGGATGCTGCTGTGTCCCAGTGCCTCACTGATGATGTGGATCGGCGCGCCGTCGTGGAGCGCCCAGACCACGAACGTGTGGCGCAACATGTGGATGGTCGGCTGCTTTGACAGACCTCGCGAAAGGGCGTCATCGCCAGCGAGCTTCCACCGGTTCTCGTGGAACTCCGGGTACCGCCAGGGGATGCCGCCGCGGGTCCGGAACACGTACTCGTTCGCGTCGCGCCCGGCGATCGTCGCAGCGAGAGCGGTTGCTGTCGGGCCATCCACGGCGACGAACCGGATCTTGCCGCCCTTCGGCGGGCCGAGCACCCAAGCCCGGGTTTCGTCGGCGGCGGTGTCCACAGGGGAAGGGTCGTCCTTGGCCCGCTGCGACCAGGCACGCTGCACGTGGAGGACCATGTGCCCGCCGTCCTGCACCTGGCAGTCACCGACTCGCAGGGCGGTGACCTCACCCCAGCGCATGCCGGTCGCGAGGAGCGTGTCCACGAGGAGGTGGACGTCGTCACGGAGGCACGCGCGCAGCAACGCCCACTCCGCATGGAGGAAGAACCTGATCTGGCGTCGGCCCCGGGCGCTCGCCTCGGGCAGGTCGCTGAGCGTGCACGGGTTGTCCGTCCGGAGCTTCATGCGGCCGGCACCGTGGCTCATGATGGACGAGAGGAGCCCGTGTCGGTTCCGGACACTCTTCGGGGCAACGCCCGCATCGAGCTGGTCGTCGATCCAGTCCGCGACGTCGTCGTCGTCGATCTCGGTGAAGCCGCGGTCCAGCAGCGTCGTCATGTGCAGCTCCACCGTGCGACGGTCACGCTGCAATGTGTACGGCTTCACTTTCCCGCGGCGGACCCGTCGCTCCTGCTGGGCCCAGTGCGACTCGGCAACGGCCCGGAGCGTGGGTGGGGGAGGGGTGTCGTCCGGCGTGACGTACCCGACGCCCTTGACCCAGCCCGTGGGCCACTGCATCGAGGCGTCCTCGACGTCGAGGCAGAACCGCCGGGCGGCGCGCTCCTCCGTGAAGGACTCCGACGCCCAAGCACCAGCTCGGGTACCTCCGATGCGCCATTTCACCTGGTACGTCGTGCCGCCATCAGCACGCTCGCGGGCGATCGGGGTGGGGCTCATGGGATCCTCCTGGGTGCCCCGTGTTCCCCGGGGTGTTCCCGCAGGATAACGAACGAAGGGCCGTTCCCCGCGTTTATGCAGGTGAACGGCCCTTCGTGTCGGCGGAGGATGGGGGATTCGAACCCCCGAGGGCTTTCACCCAACACGCTTTCCAAGCGTGCGCCATAGGCCACTAGGCGAATCCTCCCGGCCGGACGAGGATAGCCGACGCGAGCCGGGACTCAGAACTCGGCAGTGCGGGTCCGCCGACGGGCGGGCCACGGTCGCCACGCCTCACCGGCGGCGGGCAGGAGCCGACGGACGCGAGCCGACTCGGTGACGTCGGCCGGGGTCGAGCCACCGCCTGCCCAGCCGTCGGGCTGCGTCAGGCTCCAGGTGATGCCGTCGTGGGTGACCGACTCGGCGAACAGTCCGTCGGCGACCCCGAGCACGAGCCGCTCGAGCCCGTCCGCCTCGCTCTCGACGGGCTCGTCGCACGCGTCGCAGCCGCAGATCGGGAAGACGGACTCATAGGCGGCACCTGCCTTGACGCCGATGCCGGGGTATCGGAGCCAGGCGAGCGTCAGCGGAGCCGCGTCGGGCATCGTCGGCGTGAGTCGCACGGCGCGCACCGCCGGGCCGACGCAGGAGAGCGTGAAGGGGGCTGAGTCGTCGCGCGTCACCTCGTACCGCTCGAGGAGGTGCGCGACCAGCGCGTCGGCCACGTCGTGCAGGGGGGCGAACCGTTCCGGGTGCGAGTCGTGGGAGTACGTCGCCTCGGGTGGGCGGTCGGACCACCGGCCGCCGTACTCGTACGACGTCCCGTCGGCGGCCGTGAAGACCTGGCGCGGGATCGGCGGGCGGACGTACGGCACCCGGCGAGCATAGGGAACCGGTGCGCGGAGGGGTGGCCGGTGCGGGCATCCCGAACCGCGCGACGGCCGACGCCCACACGTCGTCGCCCTACGCTGACCCCGTGACTCCGCTGCCCCCACGGTCCGGCGGCCCGGGCCAGGTGCCCGCAGGTCCGTCCGACGACGCCCTGCTCGCCGCGCTCGCCTCCCACCTGGGGGTCGCGCTGGCCCCGCGCACGTTCACCGTCCGCGGGGACGTGCGGGTCAGCGTCGACGGCACGGACGGTGGGGCGGATGCGCCGCCTCGGTTCCTCGTCGTCGTCAACGGCGGGGCGGGGCAGCTCAAGAGCCTGCAGCGCAACAAGGTGATCGCCGACGCGTTCAAGCTCGACTGGTTGCGCGGGGTGCTCGCGCCGGGGGCGCGGGCGGTGCTGGTGGTGTCGGAGCCGTACGCGCGGCTGTTCGCGTCCGGGGCGTGGCTTCCGGTGGCGGTGCGCGAGCGGGGCATCGAGGTCGCGGTGGTCGACTCCGCAGGTCACGTGCGTCTCCTGGCGGTCTGATCTCGACTTCGAGATGTAACGCACGTGTGCGACTGCACGTAACACGCCGTGGATAACGTCGTCCCTGTCAACGATCCCCGCGGGCCGTCGACCGTGTAGCTTCCGCCCGCTCTCCATGCGATCTGCGGCCTCTTTCGGGCTGCAGAGAGAAGGGAGGGCCCATGGGCCTGCCACACCCGGAACCCGATGCGCAGGGCGCGACCGTCGTCCTCGTCGGCAATCCCCGCCCCGCGTCCCGCACCGCCACCGCCGCGCTGCGCGTCGCGCAGGTGCTCGACCCGGGCACCGAGCCCACGCTGGTCGACCTGGCCACGTTCGGACCCGCGGTGCTCGACCCGGACGCCACCGAGGTGGCCGACGCGATGGCGGTCGTCGCCTCCGCCCGGCTGCTCGTCGTGGCCAGCCCGGTGTACAAGGGCGCCGCGACCGGGCTGCTCAAGGCGTTCCTCGACCGGTACGGGCCCGGCGGGCTCGCCGGCGTCGTCGCGCAGCCCGTGATGGTCGGCGCGAGCCCCGGGCACGCGTTCGCCGTCGAGGCCACGCTGCGACCGGTCCTCGTCGAGCTCGGGGCGACCTGCCCCGTCGCCGGCCTGTACCTGCAGGAGCAGCGGCTGCCCGCGCTCGGCACCGAGGACGACCCCGTCGTCGCCTGGGCCGACGCGGCCGCCTGGCCGCTGCTCGCGGCGCTCGCCGCCCGCACCCCGGTCGTCGCCACCGTCTGACGACCGTCCCCGCGCCGCGGCCCCGACCGGCCGCAGCCGACCGCACACCCCCACCTCGCCTCCAGGTCCCGACCCCGTCGTCGGACCTGCGACCTGGCGCACCCTCCGCGCCGCAGGAGACATCCCATGACTCTGCTCGATCCCGCACCGGCGACGAGCCGGCCGACCAGCCTCCTCGAGGAGCCACGCGCGTTCCGTGACGGGCTGTCCTCGATGGTCACCTCGGTCTGCGTCATCACGACCGCCGTCGACGGCCAGCGCTTCGGCTTCACCGCGAACTCGGTGACGTCGGTGTCGATGGACCCGCCGCTGATCCTCGTCTGCCTGGCCGACACCGCCGAGTGCCACGACGCGTTCCTGGCCACCGACTGCGTCGCCGTCAACGTGCTGGCCGAGGACCAGGCGCACCTGTCGACCGTGTTCGCCACCCGCGGCGCCGACAAGTTCGCCGCCGCACCGTTCCACGACGGCCTCACCGGGGCGCCCGTGCTCGCCGACGCGACGCTCACCCTCGAGGGCCGCGTGCACGAGAGGACCACGGCGGGCGACCACACGATGGTGCTCGTCGAGGTCACCGCGGTGGCCCGTGGCGAGCGCACGCCGCTGACCTACCAGGGCCGGCAGTTCCGCCGGCTGCTCACCACGGAGGAGTGACGATGACGGCCACCGAGCTGCTGCCCCCGCACGTCCTGACCGACCCGGACCACATCGTCGTGCGCGGCGTGCACAAGACGTACCCCGGCGCCCCGATCCGGGTGCTCGACGACATCGACCTGGTCATCGCCCGCGGCTCGTTCGTCAGCCTCATCGGGCCCAGCGGGTGCGGCAAGTCCACGCTGCTGCGGGCGGTCGCCGGGCTGGAGCCGATCGACGGCGGCGAGCTGACGATCTTCGGCGCGACGCCGGAGGAGGCCTGCGGGTACAAGGCCGTCGGCCTGGTGCCGCAGACGCCCGCGCTGCTGCCGTGGCGCACGGTCGCGCAGAACGTGTCGCTGCCCGCCCGGGTCAACCGGCGCGCCGAGCACCGGCGGGCCGCCCGGTACGGCATGGGCGGACCCGCCCGCACCGCCGGCGGCGTCGGGACGGCCGAGCTGCTCGACCTCGTCGGCCTGGCAGACCGGGCCAAGGCGTACCCGAGCCAGCTCTCGGGCGGCATGCAGCAGCGGGTCGCGATCGCCCGGGCGTTCGGGCTCGAGCCCGACGTGCTGCTCATGGACGAGCCGTTCTCCGCGCTCGACGAGTTCACCCGGGAGGCCATGCGGCTGCACCTGCTGCACCTGTGGCAGCGCATGCAGACCACCGTGCTGTTCGTCACCCACTCGGTGCGCGAGGCCGTCACGCTCTCGGACCGGGTCGTCGTGATGTCGGCCCGCCCCGGGCGCATCCACGAGGTGATCGACGTGGACCTGCCGCGCCCGCGGGACCGCGAGGTGCTCGCCGACGCCCGGCTGCACGAGGTCGAGGACCGCGTGCGCGACAGCCTCCAGGACGCGTGGGACTCCGGCGCCAAGCCGGCCGACCTCGTGCCCGCCTGAGCCGACCGAACGACGAGAGGACACCCCTGATGGTCGTCGAGACCTCCGCCGCCCCGCGCGGCCGCACCTCCGTCCGCCGCGCGCCGGCGGCCCGTGGCACCGCAGCCGCACCCCGCACGGCCGCCGCGCCCGCCCGCAGCGCCCGCAGCACCCGCACGGCCGCCGGCCGGGCCTCCGCGCTGCGACCCGCGGTGTGGCTGCCCACGCTCGTCGCGGTCGTGCTCGTCGGCGTCGGCTGGCAGGTCGTCGCCGCGGGCAACCCGTACGTGCTGCCCGACCTGCGCGACGTCGGCACCGCGCTGGTCGGCGACCCGCTGCTGTTCCTGCAGAACGCGTGGACCACGCTGCAGATCGCGCTGCTCGGCCTGGCCTACGGGTTCGTGGCCGCGTTCGTGCTGGCCGTCCTGGTCAGCGAGTCCGCGCTGCTGCGCCGGGCGATCATGCCGCTGGCCAGCGTGCTCAACGTGACACCCGTGGTCGCCCTCGCCCCGGGGCTGGTCGTCGCGTTCGGCTTCGGGATGACGCCCAAGGTGATCGTCACCGCGATCATCACGTTCTTCCCCGTGCTGGCCAACGTGAGCACCGGGCTGCGGTCCGTGCCGATGCCCGTGCTCGACGTGTTCCGCACGCTGCGCGCCTCCCGCCTGGAGGTGCTGACCCGGCTGCGCGTCCCCAGCGCCATGCCGTACACGCTCGCCGCGCTGCGCGTCACCCTGCCGCTGTCGGTCGTCGGGGCGGTCGTCGCCGAGTTCGTCGCCGCCGGCTCGTCCTCCGGGCTCGGCACCCTCATCAAGACCTCCGCCGCCAACTCCCAGCTGCCGCAGATGTACGCCGCGGTCACCTGCCTGGCGCTGCTCGGCGTCCTCATGCTCGGCGTCATCGCCGTGCTCGAACGACGCCTCCTGTTCTGGCACGAGTCCCAGCAGCGCCCCCGCAGCTGAGACCCGGCCCGCTGGTCCCGTCCCTGTCCCCGACCCGTTCGGCACGTCCTGCGCTTCGCGTCCCCGGCCCCACCACCCCCACCTCGGAGTCCGTCATGCCTACGCACACCCCGTTCGCCACCCGCGTCTCCCGTGCCGCCGGTGCCCCCCGCACCGCCCGGTCCACCCGCACGGCCCGTCGTCTGCTCGACCCTCGCCGGTCCGTCCCGGCGGCCGCCGGGCTCGCGAGCCTGCTGCTGCTCTCGGCGTGCTCGTCCGCCTCCGAGGCGGCCGACGCCACGCAGACGGGCACCGCCTCGGGCAGCGAGATCTCCGCCGAGCGATGCGAGGCCAACCGTGCCGCCGGGACGATCACCTACATCACGGGCTACCAGTACCAGTCGTCCGCAGGCATCCTCGAGGCTGTCGCCGCCGAGAAGCTCGGCTACTTCGACGACCTGTGCCTGGACGTGCAGATCCAGCCCGGCACGGGCGACACCTCCGCGAACGCCCAGCTCGTCGCCGCCGGCACCGCGCAGGTCACCTCGCTCGGCAACGAGGCCGAGGTGCTCAAGGCCGTCGCGGGCGGCGTCGACATCACCGGCGTCCTGACCTGGGCGCACGTGCCGATCGCGACGCTCATGACCGGCACCGACATCACCGACCTCACCCAGCTCGAGGGCAAGACGCTCGGCCACAAGGGCTCGCTGCCCGCACCGCTGCGCGCGATGCTCGTCGAGGAGGGCGTGGACGTCGACGCGATCACCCAGGTCGAGGTCGGCTACGACCCCTCGGTGCTGCCGCGCGGCCAGGTGCAGGCCCTGACCGGCTACAAGTCGAACGAGCCCCTGCTGCTCGAGGACATGGGCGAGGACGTCACGCTGTGGAACCCCGAGGACTACGGGGTCGCCGGTTCGTTCGGCGCGCTGGCGGTCAACCCGACGTTCGCCGCGACGTACCCGCAGGCCGTCTCGGACTACCTGCGGGCCGTGGTGCACGCGTTCGACTACTGCACCGACAACGGCGCCGAGTGCGTCGGGTACGCCGCCGAGCTCGGTGGCAGCGGGTACGACGTCGCGCACAACGAGAAGGTCTGGGCCACCGAGGCCGGGCTGGCCGCCTCCTCGACCCCCGAGGGCTCCCCGCTCGGCTTCCTCGACGCGGACCTGACCGCCGCCGAGGGCCAGACGCTCGTCGACTCCGGCGAGCTGACCGAGGTGCCCGCGTTCGCCGACGCGTTCGACCCGTCCTACCTCGAGGTGATCTACGACGGCGCCGAGCTGCAGTGGCCCGGTGAGTGACGGCCCCGCCGCGCACCGGCCGTGAACCCCTGACGAACCCCACGAACCCTGACGCACCCGAGGTGATGAGCATGACCGAGTACGGGATCTTCCTGCCGATCGGGAACGGTGGCTGGATCATGTCCGACACCGCACCGCACCCGCAGGCGACCTACGACTACAACAAGAAGGCGGCCGTCCTGGCCGAGCAGCACGGCTTCGACTTCATCATGTCGATGGGCAAGTTCCGCGGCTACGGCGGCACGACCGACCACTGGGGCCGGACCCTGGAGTCGATCACCCTGATGTCGGGGCTGGCCGAGGCGACCGAGCGGGTCAAGATCTGGGCGACGATCCACACCAACCTGTTCAACCCGGCCGTCGCCGCGAAGATGTACACGACGCTGCAGCAGATCAGCGGCGGTCGGGCCGGCATGAACATCGTCGTCGGCGCCTACGCGGACGAGTTCGCGCAGATGGGCGAGTGGGACACCAGCCGTGACCACGCGGCCCGCTACCGGTACACCGAGGAGTGGGTCACCGCCCTCGAACGGCTGTGGACCGAGGACTCGGTGACCATGGACGGCGAGTTCGTCCACCTGACCGACTGCCAGTCGCGCCCCCACCCGGACACGATCCCCACGCTCATCTCGGCGGGCCGCTCACCGGCCGGTCTGGACTTCCAGGCGCGGCACTGCGACGGGTCGTTCCTCACCGCCGACGACCTGCCCGGGTTGCGTGCGGCGTCCGACGACGTGAAGTCCCGGGCCATCGCCGAGGGCCGCAGCATCAAGACGTACTCGATGGTCACCGTCGTGCTCGACGAGACCGACGCCAAGGCCGAGGCCCGACGCAAGGAGTACGGGCGCGGCGCGGACGTCGAGGCGATCGTCAACATGAAGACGTCGTGGGGCCTGCCGCTGGACCGCGCGCTGTCGATGACCGCCGAGAACCCCGAGGACGAGGCGTTCCAGACGGCCGTCGTGTCCGGTTCCCCCGAGACCGTGACCGAGCGGATCAGCGAGCTGGTCGACGTCACCGGGGTCGACGGGCTCATGGTGATCTTCCCCGACTACCACGCGGACCTGCCGGTGTTCGGCGAGGCCGTCATGCCGGCCCTGCGCGCCGGCGCACCCGTGGCGGTGACGGCATGAGCGAGCCGCTCGTGGGCCCGGGCGGGCTCGTCGCCGCGGACGGCTCCGCGTGGGCCCTGCCCGGACCGGTCGAGCAGGGTGCGGTCGTCGTCATCGACGTGCAGCGCAGCTTCGCCGACCCCGCCTTCCTTCCGTGGGTCGGTGCCGCCGGGCTCGAGGCGGTCGCCGCCGCCGTCGCCACGACCGCCCGGCTGGTCGCCGGGGCGCGCGAGCAGGGCGTGCCCGTCGTGTGGGTCGCGCTCGAGCAGGACCCGTCCGAGCCGTGGGACACGTCCCTGTGGCTGCGCAGGGTCCCCGCGGACGCGGTCTGGCCCGGTGCCGACGAGCCGTGCGTGGCCGGGACGCCTGGAGCGCAGTGGTTCGGCGTCGCACCCGAGCCCGCCGAGACCGTCGTGCGCAAGACCCGCTACTCGGGGTTCGTCGGCACGACGCTCGCCACCGAGCTGCAGGCCGCCGGCGTGACCTGGTTCGTCGCCGCGGGCCTGACCACCGAGTGCTGCGTCGGCTCGACCGTCTGGGACGGGTTCCAGCGCGGCTGGCGCACGGTCGTCGCCTCCGACGCGACCGCGGCCTACGACCCGGACGTGCACACCACCACGCTGCGGGTGCTCGCCGAGAACGCCGCGGTCGTCGCCACCACCGACGCGCTGCTCGACGCGTTCGCCGCCGCCCGTCACGCCGTGGCGGTGCCCGCATGAGCCGCATGCGCATCGCGTTCGACCTGTCGTTCACGCACACCGAGGGCAAGTGGGCCTCGCCCGGCTCGTGGGTCGGGGCCGACTACCCGGACCTGGGGATGTTCACCGAGCTGGCCATGGCCGCCGAGCGCGGCGGCGTGGACATGCTGTTCTTCGGCGACGGCGTCGGCATCCCCGACACCTGGCAGGGCTCCATGGACGCCGCGATCGAGTACGGCATCCAGTGGCCCCGGCAGGACATGAGCCCGTTCATCGCGGCCATGGCGCAGGCCACCTCGCACATCGGTTTCGGCCTGACCTACTCCTCGACGTACATGCACCCGTTCTACGTGGCCCGGCTGCTCAACTCCCTCGACCACGTCACCGGCGGGCGCATCGCGTTCAACGTCGTCGCGTCCGGGCGAGTCTCCGACGCCGCCAACTACGGGCTCGACGCCCTGCCGGACCACGACGGCCGGTACGAGCGCATGGAGGAGTTCGTGCACGTGTGCCGGGCGCTGTGGGACTCGGTCGAGCCCGACGCGATCGTCCGTGACCGTGCCACCGGTCGGTTCGCCGACCCCGCCAAGGTGCACCGCGTCGACCACGACGGGCCCTACTTCAAGGTCGCCGGACCGCTGCCTTCGGTGCCCAGCCCGCAGGGCCACCCGGTGCTCGTGCAGGCCGGGGCCTCACCGCGCGGCATCGCCGCGTCCGCCGCGTTCGCCGACGTCGTGTTCGGCATGGGCGGGCACCTGCCCTCCCAGGTGTCCCACCGCGAGCGCCTCGACGCGGCCCTCGTGGCCGCCGGCCGCGACCCGGCGGACGTCGGCATCCTCTGGGCGATCCAGGTGCTCGTCGCCGCGACCGAGGCCGAGGCCAAGTCCCGCAAGGACCAGATGGCGCAGATGCTGCCGCTCGACGCGGTCGGCACCTACCTGTCGTACAACTCCGGGTTCGACTTCTCGACGCTGCCCGCCTCGTTCGCGCTCGCGGAGGTCGCCGAGGCGATCGCCGCCGCGCAGGCGACGCAGGCCGGGTTCGTGCAACGGCTCATCGCCC
Coding sequences within:
- a CDS encoding helix-turn-helix domain-containing protein yields the protein MDSAGLAAVLGIPRSTVERMAAAGQVPHLRVGKHIRFTPGHLGEIITDAERRPRAGVHSQSRGSARTRL
- a CDS encoding tyrosine-type recombinase/integrase; translated protein: MSPTPIARERADGGTTYQVKWRIGGTRAGAWASESFTEERAARRFCLDVEDASMQWPTGWVKGVGYVTPDDTPPPPTLRAVAESHWAQQERRVRRGKVKPYTLQRDRRTVELHMTTLLDRGFTEIDDDDVADWIDDQLDAGVAPKSVRNRHGLLSSIMSHGAGRMKLRTDNPCTLSDLPEASARGRRQIRFFLHAEWALLRACLRDDVHLLVDTLLATGMRWGEVTALRVGDCQVQDGGHMVLHVQRAWSQRAKDDPSPVDTAADETRAWVLGPPKGGKIRFVAVDGPTATALAATIAGRDANEYVFRTRGGIPWRYPEFHENRWKLAGDDALSRGLSKQPTIHMLRHTFVVWALHDGAPIHIISEALGHSSIQITMDVYGGLVNLHDPTAARAMARQMLAVPTNLEQAPTQAEVTARPGRRASKRPTVTVEPA
- a CDS encoding DUF6226 family protein, whose product is MPYVRPPIPRQVFTAADGTSYEYGGRWSDRPPEATYSHDSHPERFAPLHDVADALVAHLLERYEVTRDDSAPFTLSCVGPAVRAVRLTPTMPDAAPLTLAWLRYPGIGVKAGAAYESVFPICGCDACDEPVESEADGLERLVLGVADGLFAESVTHDGITWSLTQPDGWAGGGSTPADVTESARVRRLLPAAGEAWRPWPARRRTRTAEF
- a CDS encoding NADPH-dependent FMN reductase — translated: MGLPHPEPDAQGATVVLVGNPRPASRTATAALRVAQVLDPGTEPTLVDLATFGPAVLDPDATEVADAMAVVASARLLVVASPVYKGAATGLLKAFLDRYGPGGLAGVVAQPVMVGASPGHAFAVEATLRPVLVELGATCPVAGLYLQEQRLPALGTEDDPVVAWADAAAWPLLAALAARTPVVATV
- a CDS encoding flavin reductase family protein, translating into MTLLDPAPATSRPTSLLEEPRAFRDGLSSMVTSVCVITTAVDGQRFGFTANSVTSVSMDPPLILVCLADTAECHDAFLATDCVAVNVLAEDQAHLSTVFATRGADKFAAAPFHDGLTGAPVLADATLTLEGRVHERTTAGDHTMVLVEVTAVARGERTPLTYQGRQFRRLLTTEE
- a CDS encoding ABC transporter ATP-binding protein encodes the protein MTATELLPPHVLTDPDHIVVRGVHKTYPGAPIRVLDDIDLVIARGSFVSLIGPSGCGKSTLLRAVAGLEPIDGGELTIFGATPEEACGYKAVGLVPQTPALLPWRTVAQNVSLPARVNRRAEHRRAARYGMGGPARTAGGVGTAELLDLVGLADRAKAYPSQLSGGMQQRVAIARAFGLEPDVLLMDEPFSALDEFTREAMRLHLLHLWQRMQTTVLFVTHSVREAVTLSDRVVVMSARPGRIHEVIDVDLPRPRDREVLADARLHEVEDRVRDSLQDAWDSGAKPADLVPA
- a CDS encoding ABC transporter permease is translated as MVVETSAAPRGRTSVRRAPAARGTAAAPRTAAAPARSARSTRTAAGRASALRPAVWLPTLVAVVLVGVGWQVVAAGNPYVLPDLRDVGTALVGDPLLFLQNAWTTLQIALLGLAYGFVAAFVLAVLVSESALLRRAIMPLASVLNVTPVVALAPGLVVAFGFGMTPKVIVTAIITFFPVLANVSTGLRSVPMPVLDVFRTLRASRLEVLTRLRVPSAMPYTLAALRVTLPLSVVGAVVAEFVAAGSSSGLGTLIKTSAANSQLPQMYAAVTCLALLGVLMLGVIAVLERRLLFWHESQQRPRS
- a CDS encoding ABC transporter substrate-binding protein; the protein is MPTHTPFATRVSRAAGAPRTARSTRTARRLLDPRRSVPAAAGLASLLLLSACSSASEAADATQTGTASGSEISAERCEANRAAGTITYITGYQYQSSAGILEAVAAEKLGYFDDLCLDVQIQPGTGDTSANAQLVAAGTAQVTSLGNEAEVLKAVAGGVDITGVLTWAHVPIATLMTGTDITDLTQLEGKTLGHKGSLPAPLRAMLVEEGVDVDAITQVEVGYDPSVLPRGQVQALTGYKSNEPLLLEDMGEDVTLWNPEDYGVAGSFGALAVNPTFAATYPQAVSDYLRAVVHAFDYCTDNGAECVGYAAELGGSGYDVAHNEKVWATEAGLAASSTPEGSPLGFLDADLTAAEGQTLVDSGELTEVPAFADAFDPSYLEVIYDGAELQWPGE
- a CDS encoding LLM class flavin-dependent oxidoreductase, with the translated sequence MTEYGIFLPIGNGGWIMSDTAPHPQATYDYNKKAAVLAEQHGFDFIMSMGKFRGYGGTTDHWGRTLESITLMSGLAEATERVKIWATIHTNLFNPAVAAKMYTTLQQISGGRAGMNIVVGAYADEFAQMGEWDTSRDHAARYRYTEEWVTALERLWTEDSVTMDGEFVHLTDCQSRPHPDTIPTLISAGRSPAGLDFQARHCDGSFLTADDLPGLRAASDDVKSRAIAEGRSIKTYSMVTVVLDETDAKAEARRKEYGRGADVEAIVNMKTSWGLPLDRALSMTAENPEDEAFQTAVVSGSPETVTERISELVDVTGVDGLMVIFPDYHADLPVFGEAVMPALRAGAPVAVTA
- a CDS encoding cysteine hydrolase family protein, which encodes MSEPLVGPGGLVAADGSAWALPGPVEQGAVVVIDVQRSFADPAFLPWVGAAGLEAVAAAVATTARLVAGAREQGVPVVWVALEQDPSEPWDTSLWLRRVPADAVWPGADEPCVAGTPGAQWFGVAPEPAETVVRKTRYSGFVGTTLATELQAAGVTWFVAAGLTTECCVGSTVWDGFQRGWRTVVASDATAAYDPDVHTTTLRVLAENAAVVATTDALLDAFAAARHAVAVPA
- a CDS encoding NtaA/DmoA family FMN-dependent monooxygenase (This protein belongs to a clade of FMN-dependent monooxygenases, within a broader family of flavin-dependent oxidoreductases, the luciferase-like monooxygenase (LMM) family, some of whose members use coenzyme F420 rather than FMN.), translating into MSRMRIAFDLSFTHTEGKWASPGSWVGADYPDLGMFTELAMAAERGGVDMLFFGDGVGIPDTWQGSMDAAIEYGIQWPRQDMSPFIAAMAQATSHIGFGLTYSSTYMHPFYVARLLNSLDHVTGGRIAFNVVASGRVSDAANYGLDALPDHDGRYERMEEFVHVCRALWDSVEPDAIVRDRATGRFADPAKVHRVDHDGPYFKVAGPLPSVPSPQGHPVLVQAGASPRGIAASAAFADVVFGMGGHLPSQVSHRERLDAALVAAGRDPADVGILWAIQVLVAATEAEAKSRKDQMAQMLPLDAVGTYLSYNSGFDFSTLPASFALAEVAEAIAAAQATQAGFVQRLIAQRGSDATMTRAEFFDEGWRWATGYEQTIAGTAEQVADELEQQFAATGERGGFMICNPLSMPGTLNDVIGLLMPELRRRGLVREHYAGTTLRDNLLGR